A DNA window from Streptomyces sp. 71268 contains the following coding sequences:
- a CDS encoding DUF4118 domain-containing protein, with amino-acid sequence MARGKLRIYLGAAPGVGKTYAMLSEGHRRAERGTDLVVGFVEDHGRPRTEVMLHGLEAVPRRELTYRDATFTEMDVDAVLARRPAVALVDELAHTNVPGSRNAKRWQDVEELLQAGIDVISAVNIQHLESLGDVVESITGVRQRETVPDEVVRRADQIELVDMSPQALRRRMAHGNIYAPDKVNAALSNYFRPGNLTALRELALLWTADRVDEYLQQYRSEHRIRSTWQARERIVVGLTGGPEGRTLIRRASRMAAKGSGSEVLAVYIARSDGLTSASPKELAVQRTLVEDLGGTFHHVIGEDVPSALLEFARGVNATQIVLGSSRRKTWQYVFGPGVGATVARESGPDLDVHIVTHSEVAKGRGLPLARGARLGRSRILAGWLTGVGGPALLTLLLTALHDGPGLANDVLLFLFLTVLAALLGGLLPALASAAVGSMLLNFYFTPPRHTLTVQDPKNLVAIVIFFAVAVAVASVVDLAARRTHQAARLRAESEILSYLAGSVLRGETSLEALLERVRETFGMESVALLERESDTAPWTCAGSAATPAAPTADDEPAATREGADPSREGAPAPGAAAPGARVPLRPEDADVDMPVGDHLALALNGRVLPAEDRRVLAAFAAQAAVVLDRQRLMGEAEQARELAEGNRIRTALLAAVSHDLRTPLAGIKAAVTSLRSDDVAWSDEDEAELLAGIEDGADRLDHLVGNLLDMSRLQTGTVTPLIREIDLDEVVPMALGGVPEGSVTLDIPEELPMVAVDPGLLERSVANIVENAVKYSPPGQPVLVAASALGNRVEVRVADRGPGVPDSAKDRIFEPFQRYGDVPRGAGVGLGLAVARGFAEAMGGTLTAEDTPGGGMTMVLTLSTAAGRPPAVPDLPAQVTS; translated from the coding sequence ATGGCACGCGGCAAGCTTCGGATCTACCTCGGTGCGGCACCGGGCGTCGGCAAGACGTACGCGATGCTCTCCGAGGGGCATCGGCGGGCCGAGCGCGGCACGGACCTCGTGGTGGGCTTCGTCGAGGACCACGGTCGGCCGCGTACCGAGGTGATGCTGCACGGCTTGGAGGCGGTACCCCGTCGTGAGCTCACCTACCGGGACGCCACGTTCACCGAGATGGACGTCGACGCCGTACTCGCCAGGCGGCCGGCCGTCGCGCTGGTCGACGAACTCGCGCACACCAACGTGCCCGGTTCGCGCAACGCCAAGCGGTGGCAGGACGTCGAGGAACTGCTCCAGGCCGGCATCGACGTCATATCCGCCGTCAACATCCAGCACCTGGAATCGCTGGGTGACGTGGTGGAGTCGATAACGGGCGTGCGGCAACGGGAGACGGTCCCCGACGAGGTCGTGCGCCGCGCCGACCAGATCGAACTGGTCGACATGTCGCCCCAGGCGCTGCGCCGCCGCATGGCGCACGGCAACATCTACGCGCCCGACAAGGTCAACGCGGCCCTGTCCAACTACTTCCGCCCCGGGAACCTGACCGCCCTGCGCGAGCTGGCGCTGCTGTGGACCGCGGACCGGGTCGACGAGTACCTCCAGCAGTACCGCTCCGAGCACCGCATCCGCTCCACCTGGCAGGCGCGCGAGCGCATCGTGGTGGGCCTGACCGGCGGACCCGAGGGCCGCACGCTGATCCGTCGGGCCTCCCGGATGGCGGCCAAGGGCTCGGGCAGCGAGGTGCTCGCCGTCTACATAGCCCGCAGCGACGGACTGACCTCCGCCTCGCCCAAGGAACTGGCCGTCCAGCGCACCCTGGTCGAGGACCTCGGCGGCACCTTCCACCACGTGATCGGCGAGGACGTCCCGAGCGCCCTCCTGGAGTTCGCGCGCGGCGTCAACGCCACCCAGATCGTGCTCGGCTCCAGCCGCCGCAAGACGTGGCAGTACGTCTTCGGCCCCGGCGTCGGCGCGACCGTCGCCCGCGAGTCGGGGCCCGACCTCGACGTGCACATCGTCACCCACAGCGAGGTGGCCAAGGGTCGCGGGCTGCCACTGGCGCGGGGCGCGCGGCTCGGCCGGTCCCGCATCCTGGCGGGCTGGCTCACCGGCGTCGGCGGACCGGCGCTGCTCACCCTGCTGCTCACGGCCCTGCACGACGGCCCGGGGCTCGCCAACGACGTGCTGCTGTTCCTGTTCCTGACGGTGCTGGCCGCGCTGCTCGGTGGCCTGCTGCCCGCGCTGGCCTCGGCGGCCGTCGGCTCGATGCTGCTCAACTTCTACTTCACGCCGCCCAGGCACACCCTGACCGTGCAGGACCCGAAGAACCTCGTCGCCATCGTGATCTTCTTCGCGGTGGCCGTCGCGGTGGCCTCCGTGGTGGACCTGGCGGCCCGCCGCACCCACCAGGCGGCCAGACTGCGGGCCGAGTCCGAGATCCTGTCCTACCTCGCGGGCAGCGTGCTGCGCGGGGAGACCAGCCTGGAGGCCCTGCTGGAACGGGTGCGGGAGACCTTCGGCATGGAGTCGGTGGCGCTCCTCGAACGGGAGTCCGACACCGCCCCGTGGACCTGCGCGGGCAGCGCCGCCACCCCGGCCGCGCCCACCGCCGACGACGAGCCGGCCGCCACCCGCGAGGGCGCGGACCCCTCCCGCGAGGGCGCGCCGGCCCCGGGCGCCGCGGCCCCCGGTGCCCGGGTGCCGTTGCGGCCCGAGGACGCCGACGTGGACATGCCCGTGGGCGACCACCTGGCGCTGGCCCTCAACGGCCGGGTGCTGCCGGCCGAGGACCGGCGCGTGCTCGCCGCGTTCGCCGCCCAGGCCGCCGTCGTCCTGGACCGGCAGCGCCTGATGGGCGAGGCCGAGCAGGCGCGCGAGCTGGCCGAGGGCAACCGCATCCGCACCGCGCTGCTCGCCGCCGTCAGCCACGACCTGCGCACCCCGCTGGCCGGGATCAAGGCCGCGGTGACCTCGCTGCGCTCCGACGACGTCGCCTGGTCGGACGAGGACGAGGCGGAACTGCTCGCCGGCATCGAGGACGGCGCCGACCGGCTCGACCACCTGGTGGGCAACCTGCTCGACATGTCGCGCCTCCAGACCGGCACCGTCACCCCGCTGATCCGCGAGATCGACCTCGACGAGGTGGTCCCGATGGCGCTCGGCGGCGTACCCGAGGGCAGCGTGACCCTGGACATCCCCGAGGAGTTGCCGATGGTCGCCGTCGACCCGGGGCTCCTGGAGCGCAGCGTCGCCAACATCGTCGAGAACGCCGTGAAGTACAGCCCGCCGGGCCAGCCCGTCCTGGTGGCGGCGAGCGCGCTGGGCAACCGGGTCGAGGTGCGCGTCGCCGACCGCGGCCCCGGCGTCCCCGACAGCGCCAAGGACCGCATCTTCGAGCCCTTCCAGCGCTACGGCGACGTCCCGCGCGGCGCCGGCGTGGGCCTCGGCCTCGCCGTCGCGCGCGGCTTCGCCGAGGCGATGGGCGGCACCCTGACCGCCGAGGACACCCCGGGCGGCGGCATGACCATGGTCCTCACCCTGAGCACCGCCGCCGGCCGCCCGCCGGCCGTCCCCGACCTCCCGGCCCAGGTCACCTCATGA
- a CDS encoding GNAT family N-acetyltransferase has product MADVRVTHTSGLDSTALAAVRALLDDAFDGDFDDADWDHTVGGMHALLWEGSELIAHGAVVQRRLLHGGRALRAGYVEGVAVRADRRGVGKGTAVMAALGPVLRGGYEVGALSAADGADIFYQRLGWQRWQGRTSVLSPSGVRRTEEDDESTFVLPLGAPLDLSGELTCDWREGDVW; this is encoded by the coding sequence ATGGCAGACGTACGCGTGACACACACCTCGGGGCTGGACTCCACCGCGCTGGCGGCCGTGCGGGCCCTGCTCGACGACGCCTTCGACGGCGACTTCGACGACGCCGACTGGGACCACACGGTCGGCGGGATGCACGCCCTGCTGTGGGAGGGCAGCGAGTTGATCGCGCACGGCGCCGTGGTGCAGCGGCGGCTGCTGCACGGCGGCCGGGCGCTGCGCGCCGGGTACGTGGAGGGCGTGGCGGTGCGGGCCGACCGGCGCGGGGTCGGCAAGGGGACGGCCGTGATGGCGGCCCTGGGGCCGGTGCTGCGCGGCGGCTACGAGGTAGGCGCCCTGTCCGCGGCCGATGGCGCCGACATCTTCTACCAGCGGCTGGGCTGGCAGCGGTGGCAGGGCCGCACGTCGGTGCTCTCGCCCAGCGGCGTGCGGCGCACCGAGGAGGACGACGAGAGCACCTTCGTCCTGCCCCTCGGGGCGCCCCTGGACCTGTCCGGCGAGCTGACCTGCGACTGGCGCGAGGGGGACGTGTGGTGA
- a CDS encoding ABC transporter ATP-binding protein, giving the protein MSEQTLQRADMVRVRDLRRTYGSGPAAVHALRGVSFDVPRGELVALKGRSGSGKTTLLNLIGGLDTPDAGEILVDDTDVVGLGESGLLQLRRDRIGFVFQSFGLIPILSAAENVGVPMRLRKAPAAEREERVALLLSLVGLADHAEQRPGELSGGQQQRVAIARALANRPALLIADEPTGQLDAETGLAVMELLRAVVRSEGVTALVATHDANLLGLADRVLELSDGHITEDRNQTG; this is encoded by the coding sequence ATGAGCGAGCAGACGCTACAGCGGGCGGACATGGTGCGGGTGCGGGACCTGCGGCGGACCTACGGCAGCGGCCCGGCCGCCGTTCACGCGCTGCGCGGGGTCTCCTTCGACGTCCCGCGCGGCGAACTCGTCGCGCTCAAGGGCCGCTCCGGCTCCGGGAAGACCACCCTGCTCAACCTCATCGGCGGGCTCGACACCCCCGACGCGGGCGAGATCCTCGTGGACGACACCGATGTCGTCGGCCTCGGCGAGAGCGGCCTGCTCCAGTTGCGGCGGGACCGGATCGGCTTCGTCTTCCAGTCCTTCGGCCTGATCCCGATCCTGAGCGCCGCCGAGAACGTCGGCGTCCCGATGCGGTTGCGCAAGGCGCCGGCGGCCGAGCGGGAGGAGCGGGTCGCCCTGCTGCTGTCCCTGGTGGGCCTGGCCGACCACGCGGAGCAGCGGCCCGGCGAGCTGTCCGGTGGGCAGCAGCAGCGCGTGGCCATCGCCCGCGCGCTGGCCAACCGGCCGGCGCTGCTGATCGCGGACGAGCCGACCGGGCAGTTGGACGCGGAGACCGGGCTCGCGGTGATGGAGCTGCTGCGCGCGGTGGTGCGCAGCGAGGGCGTCACCGCCCTGGTCGCCACGCACGACGCCAACCTGCTCGGCCTCGCCGACCGGGTCCTGGAGCTGAGCGACGGGCACATCACCGAGGACCGCAACCAGACCGGCTGA
- a CDS encoding 2-hydroxyacid dehydrogenase: MDVLAFGVLADERPLLETALGDRLGVRCLETFLSRDTAAVAEGHEIVSSGVNDVLDADVLTTLAAGGTRLITQRSTGYNNIDLARARELGLTVARVAHYSPYAVAEFAWALALAVNRRTVRAVGRTREFDFRLTGLMGWDFHGRTAGVLGTGQIGTAFARVAHGFGMRLLGWDVAENPECRALGMTYVDRERLFAEADLISLHVPLLPETHHLVDAAALARMKDGAILINTGRGGLIDAPALVNTLKRGRLDGVGLDVYEEEAGVFYVDHSMEAMPDDVLARLMTFRNVLITSHQAYFTRDAVRQIIAATAGNIEDYLAGRVGENVLVAG, translated from the coding sequence GTGGACGTCCTGGCCTTTGGAGTGCTGGCCGACGAACGGCCGCTCCTTGAGACGGCGTTGGGCGACCGGCTCGGCGTGCGGTGCCTGGAGACGTTCCTCAGCCGGGACACGGCGGCGGTGGCCGAGGGACACGAGATCGTCAGCAGCGGCGTCAACGACGTCCTGGACGCCGACGTGCTCACCACGCTGGCCGCCGGCGGCACCCGGCTGATCACCCAGCGCTCGACCGGCTACAACAACATCGACCTGGCGCGCGCCCGCGAACTGGGCCTGACCGTGGCACGGGTCGCGCACTACTCGCCGTACGCGGTGGCCGAGTTCGCCTGGGCGCTGGCGCTGGCCGTCAACCGCCGCACGGTGCGGGCCGTGGGCCGCACCCGGGAGTTCGACTTCCGGCTGACGGGGCTGATGGGCTGGGACTTCCACGGCCGCACCGCCGGGGTGCTGGGTACCGGCCAGATCGGGACGGCCTTCGCGCGCGTCGCGCACGGCTTCGGGATGCGCCTGCTCGGCTGGGACGTGGCCGAGAACCCGGAGTGCCGGGCCCTGGGCATGACGTACGTGGACCGCGAGCGGCTGTTCGCCGAGGCCGACCTGATCAGCCTGCACGTGCCGTTGCTGCCCGAGACCCACCACCTGGTGGACGCGGCCGCGCTGGCCCGGATGAAGGACGGGGCGATCCTGATCAACACCGGCCGGGGCGGGCTGATCGACGCGCCGGCGCTGGTGAACACGTTGAAGCGGGGCCGGCTGGACGGCGTGGGGCTCGACGTCTACGAGGAGGAGGCCGGGGTCTTCTACGTCGACCACTCGATGGAGGCCATGCCCGACGACGTGCTGGCCCGCCTCATGACCTTCCGCAACGTGCTGATCACCTCCCACCAGGCGTACTTCACCCGGGACGCGGTGCGCCAGATCATCGCCGCCACCGCCGGCAACATCGAGGACTACCTGGCCGGCCGCGTGGGCGAGAACGTCCTGGTGGCCGGCTGA
- a CDS encoding nitroreductase family protein: MSAQPLTDASVTELVREATAAPSLHNAQPWRFVYRTTERLFEVHHDPERAMPHLDPDGRAQHLGCGAALFNLRVALAHAGWETATTLVPSPLDAHLLATVRALDPAPAPGDLAALHPAIGRRRSSRSPFSAEAVPEDVRAGLREAARAEGARLLFPDAWHVETVLELVRDAEGREAPYAADPGAADETARWTRVEGARAGVEGVPPYAFGPRKYDGRAPVRDFAGQREVPGRGAATFEAAPQLALLGTESDRPVDWLRAGQALERVLLRATLDGLATSLTSHPLEWSDLRWAARDPLSAMGQVHMVLRLGYGPTGPSTPRRPMAEVLAIVP, translated from the coding sequence ATGTCCGCGCAGCCGCTGACGGACGCGTCCGTCACGGAACTGGTCAGGGAGGCCACGGCGGCCCCGTCCCTGCACAACGCGCAACCCTGGCGCTTCGTCTACCGCACCACCGAGCGTCTCTTCGAGGTCCACCACGACCCGGAGCGGGCCATGCCACACCTGGACCCCGACGGCCGGGCCCAGCACCTGGGCTGCGGAGCGGCGCTGTTCAACCTGCGGGTCGCGCTCGCCCACGCGGGCTGGGAGACGGCCACCACGCTGGTGCCGAGCCCGCTCGACGCCCATCTGCTGGCGACCGTGCGCGCGCTCGACCCGGCGCCCGCCCCCGGTGACCTGGCCGCGCTGCACCCGGCGATCGGCCGCCGCCGCTCCAGCCGCTCCCCGTTCTCCGCCGAAGCGGTGCCCGAGGACGTCCGGGCGGGCCTGCGCGAGGCCGCGCGGGCGGAGGGCGCGCGGCTGCTGTTCCCCGACGCCTGGCACGTGGAGACGGTGTTGGAGCTGGTGCGCGACGCCGAGGGACGCGAGGCCCCGTACGCGGCCGACCCCGGTGCGGCCGACGAGACGGCGCGCTGGACGCGCGTCGAGGGCGCCCGGGCCGGCGTCGAGGGCGTTCCGCCGTACGCCTTCGGGCCCCGCAAGTACGACGGGCGGGCTCCGGTACGCGACTTCGCCGGCCAGCGGGAGGTGCCCGGTCGGGGCGCCGCGACCTTCGAGGCGGCGCCCCAGCTCGCCCTGCTCGGCACCGAGTCCGACCGGCCGGTCGACTGGTTGCGCGCGGGCCAGGCCCTGGAGCGGGTGCTGCTCCGGGCCACCCTCGACGGCCTGGCCACCTCGCTGACCTCGCACCCGCTGGAGTGGTCCGACCTGCGCTGGGCCGCGCGCGACCCGCTGTCCGCCATGGGCCAGGTGCACATGGTGCTGCGGCTGGGCTACGGCCCGACCGGCCCGAGCACGCCCCGGCGCCCGATGGCCGAGGTGCTCGCCATCGTGCCCTGA
- the kdpC gene encoding potassium-transporting ATPase subunit KdpC translates to MNSSLRGMTRLATAGLRALLVLTLVCGVLYPLAVTGIAQALFPDQANGSKIKENGKVVGSELIGQSFTLDAKDKDGNPLPDPRWFQPRPSAAGENVYNTRYSLTVSGASNLAADSKVLRDSIIARRAAVAEFNGVPQRDVPVDALTASASGVDPHISPAYADLQVDRVAREHGLPRQAVQRLVERHTEGRLVGFLGEPHVNVVKLNLAVRQLAAGERGD, encoded by the coding sequence ATGAACTCATCCCTCCGCGGCATGACCCGCCTGGCGACGGCGGGGCTGCGAGCCCTGCTGGTGCTGACCCTGGTGTGCGGCGTGCTGTATCCGCTGGCGGTCACCGGCATCGCCCAGGCCCTCTTCCCCGACCAGGCCAACGGCTCGAAGATCAAGGAGAACGGGAAGGTCGTCGGCTCCGAACTGATCGGGCAGAGCTTCACGCTCGACGCCAAGGACAAGGACGGCAACCCGCTGCCCGACCCCAGGTGGTTCCAGCCCCGCCCGTCGGCGGCCGGCGAGAACGTCTACAACACCCGCTACTCCCTCACCGTCTCCGGCGCCTCCAACCTCGCCGCCGACAGCAAGGTGCTCAGGGACTCGATCATCGCTCGCCGCGCCGCGGTGGCCGAGTTCAACGGCGTCCCCCAGCGCGACGTGCCGGTCGACGCGCTCACCGCCTCCGCCTCCGGCGTCGACCCGCACATCTCACCGGCCTACGCGGACCTCCAGGTGGACCGGGTGGCCAGGGAGCACGGGCTGCCCCGGCAGGCCGTACAACGCCTGGTCGAGCGGCACACCGAGGGCCGCCTGGTCGGCTTCCTGGGCGAGCCGCACGTGAACGTGGTGAAGCTGAACCTGGCCGTGCGGCAACTGGCGGCGGGGGAGCGGGGCGACTGA
- the kdpB gene encoding potassium-transporting ATPase subunit KdpB, which translates to MPTATTTRPATGGPAAPGEHAEPGRVAGGLFDAGQLLRSLPEALRKLDPRVQVKAPVMFVVEVGSILTTVLAIADPGDWFGWTIAGWLWLTVLFANLAEAVAEGRGKAQADTLRKAKTDTVARRLATTGPGAAEEQVPGTELRVGDLVVCEAGDIIPGDGDVVEGVASVDESAITGESAPVIRESGGDRSAVTGGTKVLSDRVVIQITTKPGETFIDRMINLVEGAARQKTPNEIALNILLASLTIVFLLAVVTLQPFATYAGARQDMIVLAALLVCLIPTTIGALLSAIGIAGMDRLVQRNVLAMSGRAVEAAGDVSTLLLDKTGTITLGDRQADRFVPVDGVRETELADAAQLSSLADETPEGRSVVVLAKERYGLRARHEGELGHATFVPFTAQTRMSGVDLTDDDGAVRRVRKGAAAAVTGWVVERGGSVSPDAREKVDGISAAGGTPLLVAVDDVDGPRVLGVIHLKDVVKEGMRERFDELRRMGIKTVMITGDNPLTAKAIADEAGVDDFLAEATPEDKMALIKREQAGGQLVAMTGDGTNDAPALAQADVGVAMNTGTSAAKEAGNMVDLDSNPTKLIEIVEIGKQLLITRGALTTFSIANDVAKYFAIIPAMFAGVAGYEGLDTLNVMRLASSQSAILSAVIFNALIIIALVPLSLRGVRYRPMSADQMLRRNLAVYGLGGLVAPFVGIKLIDLLISLIPGIG; encoded by the coding sequence ATGCCCACTGCCACCACCACCCGCCCGGCGACGGGCGGCCCCGCGGCGCCGGGCGAGCACGCGGAGCCCGGGCGCGTCGCCGGCGGCCTCTTCGACGCGGGCCAACTGCTGCGCTCGCTGCCCGAGGCGTTGCGCAAGCTCGACCCGCGGGTGCAGGTCAAGGCGCCCGTCATGTTCGTCGTCGAGGTCGGCTCGATCCTCACCACCGTGCTCGCCATAGCCGATCCCGGCGACTGGTTCGGCTGGACCATCGCCGGTTGGCTGTGGCTGACCGTGCTCTTCGCCAATCTGGCCGAGGCCGTCGCCGAGGGGCGCGGCAAGGCGCAGGCCGACACGTTGCGCAAGGCCAAGACCGACACCGTCGCCCGCCGCCTGGCCACCACCGGCCCCGGCGCCGCCGAGGAGCAGGTGCCCGGGACCGAGCTGCGCGTCGGGGACCTGGTGGTCTGCGAGGCGGGCGACATCATCCCCGGCGACGGTGACGTGGTCGAGGGCGTCGCCTCCGTGGACGAGTCGGCCATCACCGGCGAGTCGGCCCCGGTCATCCGCGAGTCCGGCGGCGACAGGTCGGCCGTCACGGGCGGCACGAAGGTGCTCTCCGACCGCGTCGTCATCCAGATCACCACCAAGCCGGGCGAGACGTTCATCGACCGCATGATCAACCTGGTGGAGGGCGCGGCCCGGCAGAAGACGCCGAACGAGATCGCGCTGAACATCCTGCTGGCCTCGCTCACCATCGTCTTCCTGCTCGCCGTGGTCACCCTGCAGCCGTTCGCGACGTACGCGGGCGCGCGACAGGACATGATCGTGCTGGCCGCGCTGCTCGTGTGCCTGATCCCGACCACCATCGGGGCGCTGCTGTCCGCCATCGGCATCGCGGGCATGGACCGCCTGGTGCAGCGCAACGTGCTCGCCATGTCGGGACGCGCGGTCGAGGCCGCGGGCGACGTGTCCACCCTGCTGCTCGACAAGACCGGCACCATCACGCTGGGCGACCGGCAGGCGGACCGGTTCGTGCCGGTGGACGGCGTGCGCGAGACGGAGCTGGCCGACGCGGCGCAGCTCTCGTCGCTGGCCGACGAGACGCCCGAGGGGCGCTCCGTCGTCGTGCTGGCCAAGGAGCGGTACGGGCTGCGGGCCCGGCACGAGGGGGAGCTGGGTCACGCCACGTTCGTGCCCTTCACCGCGCAGACCCGGATGTCGGGCGTGGACCTCACCGACGACGACGGCGCGGTGCGCCGGGTCCGCAAGGGCGCGGCGGCGGCCGTCACCGGCTGGGTGGTCGAGCGCGGCGGCAGCGTGTCCCCGGACGCGCGGGAGAAGGTGGACGGCATCTCCGCGGCGGGCGGTACCCCGCTGCTGGTCGCCGTCGACGACGTCGACGGGCCGCGGGTGCTCGGCGTCATCCACCTGAAGGACGTCGTCAAGGAGGGCATGCGGGAGCGGTTCGACGAGCTGCGCCGGATGGGCATCAAGACCGTCATGATCACCGGCGACAACCCGCTGACCGCCAAGGCCATCGCCGACGAGGCGGGCGTGGACGACTTCCTCGCCGAGGCCACGCCCGAGGACAAGATGGCGCTGATCAAGCGGGAGCAGGCCGGTGGCCAACTGGTCGCGATGACCGGCGACGGCACCAACGACGCCCCCGCGCTGGCCCAGGCGGACGTGGGCGTGGCGATGAACACCGGCACCTCGGCCGCCAAGGAGGCCGGGAACATGGTGGACCTGGACTCCAACCCCACCAAGCTCATCGAGATCGTGGAGATCGGCAAGCAGTTGCTGATCACCCGTGGCGCGCTGACCACCTTCTCGATCGCCAACGACGTCGCCAAGTACTTCGCGATCATCCCGGCGATGTTCGCCGGCGTCGCCGGTTACGAGGGCCTGGACACCCTCAACGTCATGCGGCTCGCCTCGTCGCAGTCCGCGATCCTGTCGGCGGTGATCTTCAACGCGCTGATCATCATCGCGCTGGTGCCGCTGTCGCTGCGCGGCGTGCGCTACCGGCCGATGAGCGCCGACCAGATGCTCCGCCGCAACCTCGCCGTCTACGGCCTCGGCGGTCTGGTCGCCCCCTTCGTCGGCATCAAACTCATCGACCTGCTCATCTCCCTCATCCCTGGCATCGGGTGA
- the kdpA gene encoding potassium-transporting ATPase subunit KdpA has translation MSPVLAGVLQLAALVGALALVHRPLGDYLAAVYSSTRHLRVEKWIYRCIGANPSVQLRWPAYLRSVLAFSLAGVLFLYLLQRVQGSLPLSYGFTSISPHQAFNTAASFVANTNWQSYSGEQSMGHVVQTGGLAVQNFLSAAVGIAVAVALVRGFARSRTGELGNFWADLVRGLVRVLIPMAVIGALVLVACGVIQNFAGIHEIGQFDGGVQQTNGGAVASQEVIKELGTNGGGYFNANSAHPFENPNGLSNLFEIFLILVIPVSLTRTFGRMVGSTRQGYAILGTMGLIWLGFSALMLWTEFHHGGAALQEAGGAMEGKETRFGVAGSALFSATTTLTSTGAVNSFHSSNTGLGGGLDLLGMMLGEIAPGGVGSGLYGMLIMAVIAVFIAGLMVGRTPEYLGKKIGTREIKFAACYILVTPTLVLGFTAASLALATPPDSVLNTAGNSVHGSGAHGFSEILYAFTSGANNNGSAFAGLNANTQWYNTTIGLAMLLGRFLPMVFVLALAGSLAEQQPVPKTAGTLRTEQPLFAGLLVGAILIITGLTFFPALALGPLAEGLA, from the coding sequence ATGAGTCCTGTCCTCGCGGGAGTGCTCCAGCTCGCCGCCCTCGTCGGGGCGCTGGCCCTGGTGCACCGGCCTCTGGGCGACTACCTGGCCGCCGTCTACAGCTCCACCCGGCACCTCCGCGTGGAGAAGTGGATCTACCGCTGCATCGGCGCCAACCCGTCCGTGCAACTGCGCTGGCCCGCCTACCTGCGCTCGGTCCTCGCCTTCTCGCTGGCCGGCGTCCTCTTCCTCTACCTGCTCCAGCGCGTCCAGGGCAGCCTGCCGCTCTCGTACGGCTTCACCTCCATCTCGCCGCACCAGGCGTTCAACACCGCCGCCTCCTTCGTGGCCAACACCAACTGGCAGTCCTACTCGGGCGAGCAGTCGATGGGCCACGTCGTACAGACCGGCGGGCTCGCGGTGCAGAACTTCCTCTCGGCCGCCGTCGGCATCGCCGTGGCCGTCGCGCTGGTCCGCGGCTTCGCCAGGTCCCGCACCGGCGAACTCGGCAACTTCTGGGCCGACCTGGTGCGCGGCCTGGTCCGGGTGCTGATCCCGATGGCCGTCATCGGCGCGCTCGTGCTGGTCGCCTGCGGCGTCATCCAGAACTTCGCCGGCATCCACGAGATCGGCCAGTTCGACGGCGGCGTCCAGCAGACCAACGGCGGAGCGGTCGCCTCCCAGGAGGTGATCAAGGAACTCGGGACCAACGGCGGCGGCTACTTCAACGCCAACTCCGCGCACCCCTTCGAGAACCCCAACGGCCTGTCCAACCTCTTCGAGATCTTCCTGATCCTGGTCATCCCCGTCTCGCTGACCCGCACCTTCGGCCGCATGGTCGGCAGCACGCGCCAGGGCTACGCGATCCTCGGCACGATGGGCCTGATCTGGCTCGGCTTCTCCGCGCTGATGCTGTGGACCGAGTTCCACCACGGTGGCGCGGCGCTCCAGGAGGCGGGCGGCGCCATGGAGGGCAAGGAGACCCGGTTCGGCGTCGCGGGCTCCGCCCTGTTCTCCGCGACCACCACGCTGACCTCCACCGGCGCGGTCAACTCCTTCCACTCCTCCAACACCGGCCTCGGCGGCGGCCTCGACCTGCTCGGCATGATGCTGGGTGAGATCGCCCCCGGCGGTGTGGGCTCCGGCCTGTACGGCATGCTGATCATGGCCGTCATCGCGGTGTTCATCGCGGGCCTGATGGTCGGCCGTACGCCCGAGTACCTGGGCAAGAAGATCGGCACCCGCGAGATCAAGTTCGCCGCCTGCTACATCCTGGTCACCCCGACCCTCGTGCTCGGCTTCACCGCCGCCTCGCTGGCCCTGGCCACGCCGCCGGACTCGGTCCTCAACACCGCCGGGAACTCCGTGCACGGCAGCGGCGCGCACGGCTTCTCCGAGATCCTGTACGCCTTCACCTCCGGCGCCAACAACAACGGCTCGGCCTTCGCCGGGCTGAACGCCAACACGCAGTGGTACAACACCACGATCGGCCTGGCCATGCTGCTCGGCCGGTTCCTACCGATGGTCTTCGTCCTCGCCCTGGCCGGTTCGCTGGCCGAGCAGCAGCCCGTACCGAAGACGGCGGGCACCCTGCGCACCGAGCAGCCGCTGTTCGCCGGGCTCCTGGTGGGCGCGATCCTGATCATCACCGGGCTCACCTTCTTCCCCGCGCTCGCCCTCGGACCGCTGGCGGAGGGCCTGGCATGA
- the kdpF gene encoding K(+)-transporting ATPase subunit F has protein sequence MTAENVVGLIVAVALLGYLVLALVFPERF, from the coding sequence GTGACCGCCGAGAACGTCGTCGGCCTGATCGTGGCCGTCGCCCTGCTGGGCTACCTGGTCCTCGCCCTCGTCTTCCCGGAGAGGTTCTGA